The following coding sequences lie in one Aspergillus puulaauensis MK2 DNA, chromosome 3, nearly complete sequence genomic window:
- a CDS encoding oligoribonuclease (BUSCO:EOG09264V2U;~COG:L;~EggNog:ENOG410PNZS;~InterPro:IPR036397,IPR013520,IPR012337,IPR022894;~PFAM:PF00929;~go_function: GO:0000175 - 3'-5'-exoribonuclease activity [Evidence IEA];~go_function: GO:0003676 - nucleic acid binding [Evidence IEA]) → MPLSRSSDPLVWIDCEMTGLDPKTDQILQICCFVTDANLNLLDTTGFETVVLVPQAVLDSMSQWCIDTHGRTGLTARVQNSTVTPDAAAAELLAYIKRYVPKPRTALLAGNSVHADKAFLACGPYATVLEWLHYRIVDVSTIKEVVRRWGDEGLLSSVPPKKEVHEAREDILESIEEMKYYRGVLFSK, encoded by the exons ATGCCTCTCTCACGCTCCTCCGATCCTTTAGTATGGATCGACTGCGAG ATGACGGGACTCGATCCCAAAACCGACCAAATCCTCCAAATCTGCTGCTTCGTGACCGACGCCAACCTCAACCTTCTTGACACCACGGGCTTCGAAACTGTCGTCCTCGTTCCACAGGCCGTGCTGGATTCCATGTCACAGTGGTGCATTGACACCCACGGCCGCACGGGACTAACAGCGCGGGTGCAAAACTCAACCGTGACGCCCGACGCCGCGGCCGCCGAACTCCTTGCCTACATCAAGCGATACGTACCGAAACCGCGAACGGCGCTGCTAGCAGGGAATAGTGTGCATGCAGACAAAGCGTTCCTGGCGTGTGGACCGTACGCGACAGTGCTGGAGTGGCTGCACTATCGGATTGTGGATGTCAGTACAATCAAGGAGGTTGTCAGGCGGTGGGGGGATGAGGGGCTGTTAAGCAGCGTCCCGCCCAAGAAGGAGGTGCATGAGGCCAGGGAGGATATTCTGGAGAGCATTGAGGAGATGAAATACTACAGGGGGGTTctttttagtaaataa
- a CDS encoding uncharacterized protein (COG:S;~EggNog:ENOG410PJQH) has translation MPCFKGLAVSIHTPDGPLPEHSIQRQSRASRITSYIPVPPPKIPETGEGKPEQSTFAISITLLNPGQDVPYSSPKPTPDDPAPKPKVVGGLPGHTEQRGLYSSTVSPYQALTNSPNETVAAYIYFDGRQKEEVATLLRRGEETWVNSRWVSIPDSEGGGLAEREFLFREVGLERWLNGLDLEGNKDAAAKIERRRQKMEKRRHKRELDGNNDLDMDGKNKRDRGVMRYGNDTKSPLEDVSDDDVSLPSSDDDPVPESTGQIKVALFRVLASGEIKRGEYSPQFDAHDDDEDGQGGQGGGDEDIDHTTSFAKPKSLDPKSISTQTVTGIDPSDKPYAIFTFMYRGERQLQKMGILKDSKPQETPGSAKRRSQQLDFANLGPLKPGGTVGFLNFRDNTEGPKKDKKKSKAMADDDDMDSDDDEDDQILNQADEEEDKDKDNQHLSPDDIKRQGELAEGLRQIKLKRQHSAASLAGSSRRESPNTTGATPASSTFSTTPPTATSAPAGTTSAAQETQQQPNTVNGEFIGSPLKKQRPSVSQADESSVRRRMESGLSKQISEVLGSGDNSGGAASDSKGGPLGPPLNEGLQSPKTLDPPTINPPENVDEEL, from the exons ATGCCATGCTTCAAAGGGCTTGCTGTTAGTATACACACCCCGGACGGACCGCTTCCCGAGCACTCGATCCAGCGCCAGTCTCGGGCCTCGCGCATCACCTCCTACATCCCCGTTCCGCCTCCCAAGATCCCAGAAACAGGTGAAGGAAAACCGGAACAGTCTACTTTTGCAATATCCATTACATTGTTGAATCCCGGACAAGATGTGCCATACTCCTCCCCGAAACCCACGCCCGACGACCCCGCTCCCAAACCCAAGGTCGTCGGCGGTCTCCCAGGACACACGGAGCAACGTGGGCTATACTCGAGCACGGTTTCGCCGTATCAGGCGCTGACAAACTCTCCGAACGAGACCGTTGCTgcttatatatactttgaTGGCCGCCAGAAGGAGGAAGTCGCTACGCTGCTCCGTCGAGGGGAAGAGACCTGGGTGAACTCCCGATGGGTCAGCATTCCCGATTCGGAGGGAGGTGGTCTAGCAGAACGAGAATTCCTCTTCCGCGAGGTCGGACTAGAAAGGTGGCTTAATGGTCTGGATTTGGAAGGGAACAAGGACGCCGCAGCGAAAATCGAGCGGCGACggcagaagatggagaaaCGCCGACACAAGCGTGAGCTTGACGGTAATAATGACCTGGATATGGATGGCAAGAACAAGCGAGATAGGGGCGTCATGCGTTATGGCAACGATACGAAGTCGCCCCTCGAGGACGTTTCCGACGATGATGTATCGCTCCCTAGCTCCGATGATGACCCAGTTCCAGAGTCTACGGGTCAGATCAAAGTCGCGCTGTTCCGCGTTCTCGCTTCGGGCGAAATCAAACGCGGGGAATATTCCCCGCAATTCGATGCtcacgacgacgatgaagacggccAGGGAGGCCAAGGCGGCGGTGACGAAGATATCGACCATACCACTAGTTTCGCGAAGCCGAAATCACTTGATCCGAAGTCAATTAGCACGCAAACGGTCACCGGAATCGATCCGTCTGACAAGCCGTATGCGATTTTTACCTTCATGTACCGGGGAGAAC GACAACTGCAGAAGATGGGAATTTTAAAGGATTCCAAACCGCAGGAAACCCCCGGTTCCGCCAAACGCCGATCGCAGCAGCTCGACTTTGCGAATCTCGGTCCATTGAAGCCCGGAGGCACAGTAGGCTTTCTGAATTTCCGTGATAACACAGAAGGGCCGAAGAAGGACaaaaagaagagcaaagcgATggcggacgacgatgacatggacagcgatgacgacgaggatgaccaGATACTCAATCAGgcggacgaggaagaggacaaggacaaagaCAATCAGCACTTGTCCCCCGATGATATCAAGCGACAGGGCGAATTGGCAGAGGGTCTACGCCAGATTAAG CTTAAACGTCAACACTCGGCCGCATCGCTCGCTGGGAGCTCTCGACGGGAGAGTCCCAACACAACAGGGGCTACTCCAGCATCGTCGACGTTTTCCACAACCCCTCCAACGGCAACATCGGCACCTGCAGGGACTACCAGTGCAGCGCAAGAAACACAACAGCAACCGAACACAGTCAACGGAGAATTCATCGGCAGCCCACTTAAGAAGCAGCGCCCCAGCGTGTCGCAAGCAGATGAGTCTTCCGTCAGAAGACGGATGGAGTCAGGACTGTCAAAACAAATAAGCGAAGTCCTAGGCAGCGGCGATAACAGCGGAGGTGCCGCAAGCGACTCCAAGGGTGGTCCGCTCGGCCCTCCTCTGAACGAGGGCTTGCAGTCTCCGAAGACACTTGACCCTCCAACAATTAACCCACCTGAGAATGTGGACGAGGAGTTGTAA
- a CDS encoding ZZ-type zinc finger protein (COG:S;~EggNog:ENOG410PW6F;~InterPro:IPR043145,IPR000433,IPR003347;~PFAM:PF00569;~go_function: GO:0008270 - zinc ion binding [Evidence IEA]) — translation MDFLQTDIPSVQDLVHSGEPFVPFSEFSAQTLQAQPDEDTSRWIENKIRDGKPFVIRGFTQTIRWQRASLNNESLVRLSSSGVIPVRNCQTGRDIKMRLRDLLSYSDDARTGSVREFLYAKDLHCPREWVNSFESLLPSSLRHLGSLDLFRVLPKETTPEVLMAYVGSRKSFSGFHRCFSATVALNLIIESDGDGPGSICFGTDRESQLRYDTFMNAQGKSAHTDWVNISIDKLKSADFPIYVTDQRPGDLVVFPTATAHQIWNVSPMVSKVVWNIMHASSVATFFDYVQPVYQRQCHADTGRVPLIPMYALQSGACGREEETLLLDVLHKQVDDEDTRRESALPIKTIDTQGAVVECNFCGLTIWNRHLHCEKCGDFDLCLRCFISGRSCKHIADYTWAEILPRGRCQDIIQAARSRTGVEVSHISTASKQISLGAVAVAAMEARRQLTERLCHLCRDSHPAWKGIICNQCSAFFCFRGLHRHFDVVLTSFLRNGDSWHCPKCECICNCRCCHFHQPYQSRDKPVQARIKPIDTRGRILGFVDNVFDQKRGKRASLAVTSASPNQGLSPRGVKRSLPHTNEGEPGSSWQHRDSFAVVSAGSHGTPSLDTSNVSPVTMATPSRNDMGQTPSRVFDPLGPFRRENQSQAGSPFSDIQQSSRSSETHPGHYPHLPPPTSFTSVLETPVSSGPAERVDPKGDATDEENIHDLGSKLEALRGYANDILELSLVESHAKILDRISQLETEIEKRKRRKTELLLSRLDRDFPDLADLAREEARRRGV, via the exons ATGGACTTCTTGCAGACAGACATACCCTCCGTGCAGGACCTCGTGCATTCGGGTGAACCATTTGTCCCCTTTTCCGAGTTCTCGGCCCAGACTCTCCAGGCTCAACCAGACGAAGACACCTCTCGTTGGATTGAAAACAAGATCCGTGATGGAAAGCCCTTTGTTATACGTGGATTTACACAAACAATTCGGTGGCAGAGGGCCAGCCTGAACAATGAAAGTCTAGTTCGGCTTTCTTCATCGGGAG tAATCCCAGTGAGGAACTGCCAGACAGgaagagatattaaaatGCGACTACGGGATCTTCTTTCGTATTCAGATGATGCCCGTACGGGCAGCGTTCGGGAATT CCTCTATGCGAAGGATTTGCACTGTCCGCGGGAATGGGTGAATTCCTTTGAAAGCCTTTTACCGTCGTCGTTGAGGCATCTTGGTTCACTTGACCTGTTCCGAGTACTGCCAAAAGAGACAACACCGGAAGTACTGATGGCCTACGTTGGGTCACGAAAATCCTT CTCTGGGTTTCACAGATGTTTCAGTGCGACTGTAGCGCTCAATCTTATAATCGAATCGGATG gtgatGGACCTGGCTCCATATGTTTTGGAACAGACAGGGAATCGCAACTCAGATATGATACATTCATGAATGCACAGGGAAAATCCGCTCACACTGACTGGGTCAACATATCCATTGACAAGTTAAAATCGGCTGACTTCCCAATCTATGTCACCGACCAAAGGCCTGGCGACCTTGTGGTCTTCCCTACCGCCACTGCCCACCAGATTTGGAATGTCAGCCCTATGGTTAGCAAGGTAGTCTGGAATATAATGCATGCTAGCTCGGTGGCAACTTTCTTTGACTACGTGCAGCCTGTTTACCAGAGACAATGCCATGCAGACACCGGTCGAGTTCCTTTGATTCCAATGTATGCACTACAAAGCGGCGCatgcggaagagaagaggaaaccCTCCTTCTAGATGTTCTTCACAAACaagtcgatgatgaagatacCAGACGAGAATCTGCACTACCAATAAAGACAATTGATACTCAAGGTGCTGTTGTCGAATGCAACTTTTGCGGGCTCACAATATGGAATCGCCATCTACATTGTGAAAAATGCGGCGACTTTGACTTATGTTTAAGGTGCTTCATTTCCGGAAGAAGCTGTAAACATATTGCCGACTACACCTGGGCAGAAATACTGCCGCGCGGACGATGTCAAGACATTATTCAAGCggcaagaagcagaaccgGTGTTGAAGTTTCTCACATTTCAACAGCTTCAAA GCAAATATCGCTCGGTGCTGTAGCTGTTGCTGCAATGGAAGCTCGACGGCAATTAACC GAACGACTTTGCCATCTATGTCGTGATAGCCACCCTGCATGGAAAGGCATAATATGCAACCAGTgctccgccttcttctgctttcgaggtcttcatcgccatttTGACGTTGTTCTGACTTCGTTCTTAAGGAATGGCGACTCCTGGCATTGTCCGAAATGCGAGTGCATCTGTAATTGTCGTTGTTGCCATTTCCATCAACCATATCAGAGCAGAGACAAGCCGGTACAAGCGCGGATTAAACCAATCGACACTCGAGGACGCATCCTCGGGTTTGTGGATAATGTATTCGATCAAAAACGGGGGAAAAGAGCAAGTCTTGCCGTAACAAGTGCTTCACCGAATCAAGGTCTATCTCCCCGAGGGGTGAAACGATCTCTCCCACATACAAATGAAGGAGAGCCGGGAAGTTCATGGCAGCACAGGGACTCTTTTGCGGTTGTAAGCGCTGGATCACATGGGACACCGAGTCTGGACACGTCCAATGTGTCTCCAGTAACCATGGCTACGCCTAGTAGAAATGACATGGGCCAGACTCCCTCTCGAGTATTCGACCCTCTGGGCCCATTTCGCAGGGAGAATCAGAGCCAGGCCGGGTCGCCGTTTTCAGACATCCAGCAGTCTTCCCGTTCGTCTGAGACACATCCAGGACActatcctcatcttcccccACCAACCTCCTTCACCAGCGTGCTAGAAACGCCCGTGTCTAGTGGTCCAGCCGAGCGAGTTGATCCCAAGGGTGATGCTACGGACGAAGAAAACATCCATGACTTGGGGAGCAAACTCGAAGCCCTTCGTGGATACGCAAACGACATTCTTGAGCTTTCCTTGGTAGAGTCTCATGCGAAGATTCTGGATCGAATCTCGCAGCTTGAAACTGAGATTGAGAAACGGAAGCGACGGAAAACCGAACTACTCTTGAGTAGATTGGATCGCGACTTTCCCGATCTAGCGGATCTTGCAAGGGAAGAAGCGCGACGCCGGGGCGTTTAA